The window TCATCTTCAACCACAAGTCGGAAGTAATCCGGATACTGGCTCACTCGATCTCTAAAATCCTCTGGAATTCCAAACACCGACCTGCAACGATAGATTTTCGTCAATGGAATTCGTTTATTCGCCGACATCATCAGCAACTTCCTGACAGTTCTAACCCTATCCATCTCCATCGAGTCCATAATCTTCCTCTCTTCCTCCATCAACTCCTCCATGAACTCCGTAAATCCAAACCACATTTTCCCATCGGAGTGACGATAGGGTTCGAAAAGAAGCGGATGGCGTTCAATAGATCGAGCGACTTTGCGACCTCTTGGAAAGCCAAGTTCGCGATAGAGCTTGCCGGCATCATCGAGACGAAGAACATGCTCCGGCTGCTTGGAGAGAAAATCCTTGGATTTAAAAAGGAATCGGAAGACGGTATCAGTTTGGAGGATGCGCTCGAAGTGAGAAATGCGATCAGGTTCGGATTGGACGAGCTTGGTTCTAGGGCTATCGTGTTTCTTGCGTTTCTTCCTGAATTTCTTGGGGAGTTTGGTGACGAGGAAGGAGGTGGAGTATGGAGAAGAATGGCGAAGGAGGTTTGTTAGGGTTAGGGTTTGTCTTTGAGTAGACTTGAGGTTGGTGACGAGAAGGCGCCAAGCCATTACAATTTTGATTTCACAAACCACTTTACTCGACGCCAGGAAGTAAGTATTTCGatttttgtttccaaattaaataaacaacaaaataaattaaaatatttactatcgGTTGGATTACTTCTaatctaaatttcaatatttatttatttatattgatgaCCGGACCAATCTATTTTTGATTAGTCCAACATAGAActagattgattttttttttgtcaacaGTACGTTTGAGTATTCGAACTTCTTCACCTTTGTGTGTATAAATATGGTATACCTGTGACTCAAACTTTTTGTGAAAGTTACATGCGTGGATAAATATGgtatttagttaatttaaaagaacaaaataatgtATCAAGTTATCAAAATATCagtactaaaacaaaaatggaagttTGAAAGTAATAGATTTGGTTgagtaaaaagaagaaacaatatTGCATTACAAATTCTATATACCATGATAGCAGCCAGCTCATAAAGAATAAAGTCAGGATGGAgcaggaaaagaaaaaacaaacaaatttctttatgcATAAAATGGATGCAAAGCATTTTGAATGCTACAGCAAACATCAAgtgcttattcttcttcttcttcttcttcttcttcttttttttcttttttcttttgaatccCAATTTCACAACCTTTAATCACATTGATGTATAacatttcataataaaaatgcaaatttctactaatcaaatcaaatcaaatcaaatcctAGATTTTCTCACTTCTGTGCTCATTTGCATAATTACATTATCCTATTTTTTAGCCTTACGGCTTCTTCTATAGCTGGCTATCGTGGTGTGGTGGTTCAATTCCAACAAGTATCAATTTTCTGtcctctctcttcttttctgtttctctcttgtttttttttttttttcttttttctattcttttatttttttcaggAATTTTGATTCTACCTCTCCAAAATATGGTGGAGGGCTCTCCCTATGATGGTGTTCTTCCCATCATCCACAGAATGAATATAAATACTTCTTCACCTTCAAAATTTGTGATCACTTTGCTTGTCTCTTCAAGAAAGGTTTTTGGCAGATCAGCACTCTTTCATCATTGTTATCTTCAATTTCTATAACTCGTGCATCCCACTTAAGCTGTGTAGTTACAGTTCGAGCTGACTCAATAAGCGTGGTGGTGTCGCGGATTATCACCCAACCCTGGAAAAACCAGCAAATGCATCAACATTAACAACTATCTGGGAAGGTGAAATACAAATGCTATTGATCTCACATAATGACATCTTGCTGTTTTGCCATGGCCAAGAACACTCCCAAACATAGAATTGATTAGATGGTAATGTTTTAGGACCAAAGTCCCTCATTCTTTGTTCCCATGTAGAGATATTCAAGTTTTGGGGATTTGTAAATAAAAGGGACTTTGGTGATcaactaaaccctaaaaagcAGTAAAGGAGCAGACTCAGGTATTTTCAGATGTATCAAAATGCAAATGCAAACGAATAtgcaaatatagaaattttagattctaacTCTCAAGGCCTATCACGGgtagattttgttatacatgcaatttattaaaaatgttgtttatacatttaattattagcCCTAAAGGTACAATTACTCAAAAAcatattgtaaaagaaaaaaaattgagtacCTCTGGACGAAGTAACCGATCAATCTCACTGAATAAATCAAGCATGGAGCACCTTGGCTTCTTAATCGCTTCAAGGGACAGAAGCCCTGCCGCATGAACCAAATCATATGATCTAGGATATGTTGGAAAGGCCTCGCACCTGAATGGGAGAAGGCAACTAGAAGATAAGAATAcaagaaactaaaattcatAACTATGGGGTGATAACAAATAACATTAAAGCCATTGAAGGATTGggagaaaaaatttaaagtttagaagAATAGTATTACCAATCGTGCAATACCCCAATGAAACCTCTATCCATTATCATGGGAAGATGATTAGGTCCGTCTGTTGGTACAACGTTCATAACCCATACAGACTTCCCAGCTTCCAATAATGCAGAATTGAAACCTCCATAATGAGCATTCATATCTAGCACATTTCGAAGCATGTTGTATGGGGGTAAAGGATCCTCATCACCTGGTCGTTTTGGATGATCTGAGAAGATTAGTGGCGACAAAAGAGACCAATAGTTTTTCACTGCCATTTTCCAGTTAAGAGAATCGTCTGCAACATCATCTAAAGCCAATCCTGAAAATATGTCAACTTGAAATGTCAATGAGGTGTagaatatatacatattctAACGTGAATGTGAGGAGGAAGTGAATATAAGAGTAAAGAATAATGATATCGTCCTAAGGTTCTCTTCGTATTTACCATGCAGAGCCAGTTCACTCTTGTTCAAATTAGCCCTCGAAGGCCAAGTTTGTCTTTCGTAAATAGGAACCCAACGACGACTTTTTCTTCCCCCTATGCAGTCTTGGAGTGGTCTATAATATGGAGATTCGATGTCATGACCTTTACCACATATTGGAGGAGACGAATCTGGCTTCCTAAATATAAAAGCAGGAAAAGGCATAATTAGGACTTTCCATTGTATTTACATTGACCAATAATCAAGCAACACAGAtgaataagatttgaattcaaTGTTGCATAATGTTAAATCCATTCTGTCTCTCATGTCATACCGTGAGCTATAACAATTACTTTTACTAGTTTTCTTCCAGACAACAGTTTCATCTTGTTGATTCAACATCTCCCAGCACAGATATTCCACAAAATCCTGAATGAAGTTCCAACTTTTCTGgttctcttttttgttaagaACGCTCTGAGTGTTTGTCAGTGGCGATGTCCACACAAAATACCCACCTGGCTTCAAAACTCTATCAACCTCAATCAGGTATCTACCATCtgtttggaaaaggaaaaaagaattaaaagtttccTAGCTACAGTATAAACATTGGCACAATGACTGGATCTAATTGAACACAGGATGCCACAATATAGTGGACATTTATGACATTCTTGATAACCAAGGTTGTTCTCATTGTATTGACAACTTCTTTTGTGTTGTGCTAGAATACACCACAACAGGACTAACTGTTTATGAAAAGGATAAAATAACtattgtataaataaaagcacaataatattatttataaccCAAGATCAAACTCCTTAGCTTTGAGAAATCAGAAACCATTTCAAATTTGCATGATTCCAACTTCTAGTATTAGccattaactaaaatatagtAATGTTATAGTGAACTAAATTCAACTGAATCTCCTCAAATGTTAGTTTATGCTATGTGAgattgtaattgtttattcAACTATTGCAAGACTCTGTTCACGTTCCACCCAAATTTATActgcaaaatgaaagaattcaTGTTTTGCTCATGCAAGTCGACAAGATAATTCTGCTTAGCAAAAATCCGCTAAAATCAACGTGAAGGAATAACACCCATCAATATCATATAACAAGGTTCTAAGTTTACCTTTATTGTCCCAGTCAACGCCACATCGTGCAC of the Cucumis sativus cultivar 9930 chromosome 3, Cucumber_9930_V3, whole genome shotgun sequence genome contains:
- the LOC101212691 gene encoding protein WHAT'S THIS FACTOR 1 homolog, chloroplastic, translating into MAWRLLVTNLKSTQRQTLTLTNLLRHSSPYSTSFLVTKLPKKFRKKRKKHDSPRTKLVQSEPDRISHFERILQTDTVFRFLFKSKDFLSKQPEHVLRLDDAGKLYRELGFPRGRKVARSIERHPLLFEPYRHSDGKMWFGFTEFMEELMEEERKIMDSMEMDRVRTVRKLLMMSANKRIPLTKIYRCRSVFGIPEDFRDRVSQYPDYFRLVVEDDGKRVLELVNWDPSLAVSQLEREFVVNEDKVKRLFKFPVKHGKDLDLNMDDTRRLNLLNTLPLVSPYSDGSKLELWTLEAEKYRVGVVHEFLSLTLEKKASIHHIVEFKEEFSLTKHTYQMLLKQPRTFYLAGTEMNWVVFLKDAYDENGDLIHKDPQVVFNEKLRRYAQMQKME
- the LOC101212448 gene encoding probable pectin methyltransferase QUA2; the protein is MSRPLHRGASGVKVHGHGDDKWDSQMKDKTDKEEVDRKGSLDHGGNLAPRLPFRLLLPDNSPSKYGGTENGFASDSFLVGNSRSRQQFILQMLRFSLVLIIILALTGSFWWTLSISGSSQVQIFHGYRRLQEQLVSDLWDIGEISLGPSRLKELEFCLPEFENYVPCFNSSLSQEDEYDRHCEPNSSLNCLIQPPLKYKIPLRWPTGRDVIWVSNVKITANEVLYSGSLTKRMMMLEEEQISFRSASPMFDGVEDYSHQIAEMIGLRNESNFREIGVRTILDIGCGYGSFGAHLFSKHLLTMCIANYEASGSQVQLTLERGLPAMLGSFTSKQLPFPSLSYDMVHCARCGVDWDNKDGRYLIEVDRVLKPGGYFVWTSPLTNTQSVLNKKENQKSWNFIQDFVEYLCWEMLNQQDETVVWKKTSKSNCYSSRKPDSSPPICGKGHDIESPYYRPLQDCIGGRKSRRWVPIYERQTWPSRANLNKSELALHGLALDDVADDSLNWKMAVKNYWSLLSPLIFSDHPKRPGDEDPLPPYNMLRNVLDMNAHYGGFNSALLEAGKSVWVMNVVPTDGPNHLPMIMDRGFIGVLHDWCEAFPTYPRSYDLVHAAGLLSLEAIKKPRCSMLDLFSEIDRLLRPEGWVIIRDTTTLIESARTVTTQLKWDARVIEIEDNNDERVLICQKPFLKRQAK